GTGATATCGTAAACTATGATTGCCACATTCGAGTCCCTGATGTAGCTGGGTATCAGCGATCGGAACCGCTCCTGGCCCGCAGTGTCCCAAAGTTGGAGGCGAATTGTTTTGTCGTCCAAATACattgtttttgaaagaaaatcGATCCCGATCGTGGCCGCATAGTGTGCATCAAAGGTATCGTACATAAATCTAGTGATGAGCGAGGTTTTGCCCACTCCTTGGTCTCCCAAGAAAACTATTTTGTACTTGGTGAGCATCTCCGCTGATGAAAGGGtaataataaataaatattaattggaaaaaatctTGGGCCGTTGAGTTGAGCTAATTAGCATTAAATTACATTTAAGACCCGATAATGCCTGAACCTTATTTACCTTTACTATCGTATCGTCGCTCTCGCACTTCAATTACTGATTGTACAAATTGGTTGTAGGTAGCGGTTGCCCTACAGATCAATAAGCCCTCGCTCATTTCTTACCGCTCTTCTTGATACCACCGCCGACAAGGGGTCCTTTACCGGAAGCTTTGGCCGCAAGCTCCTTGCgcgctttttctgcttcctTTTGCTTCTGTTTGAAAGCAAtgtcggcctcgtccaggtcctgggccttcttctttggagcctTCAACGCTGGGATGTTAGTACTCAGTAGGAAGGCAACGGTTTCTCCTCAACGTCGAAACTAGGAGATTGTTCACTATCCATTTTTCGTCATCATATGTACTTACGCTTTGCTTTCCCTCCTTGTCTTCCCGACATTCGAAAAATTGTAGCAAATTTTTCATCCCTTGAACATTTTATATTGTAGTTTTTGCATCACACCAAAAACCAAGCTGGCAAAATGATCAATGCACAGGACAAGGAGTTGATCAAACGGGCAATCCCCAAGGCCTCCAATAAGATATTGGCGGCTGCCGTGGCGAGATTGTACATCGCCTATCCGGAACCCGACCATTGGACTCCTACGGGACTCACAGGCGCCATAGTGTTAGTAGACGACCTTGTGGGCCATaccttctttttgaaattggTGGATATTGTGTCGCACAAGGGAGTTTTATGGGATCAAGAGCTGTACATTGACTTTGAATACAACCAGGATCGTTCGTTCTTCCACTCTTTTGAGTGCGAGGAGTGCTATTTTGGACTCCTGTTCGAGGACAAAAGCGAGGCCACGAGTTTTTACAAGAAAGTCAAATCTCGCGATAAACACGGCTCCAAACAGACCGTGCAGAACAAGCACGGCGtcgagctgaaaaaggGACCCACCCAGGTGAACAAGATCGGATTTAGAGGCGACATGTCTGggctcgaaaacgagcagAGAACAAGACGCACTAAGGGCCTCATTTactacgaggacgagcctCCTCCAGAGTGGAGGTCACTGtacagagagctggaaagtgTGGGAATCACCGAGGACATGATTGCAGAAAATAGAGAATTTATCAAAAACTACATTGCTCAAACAGGGGGCCCGCTGGTCGGCTTGGAGCCGCCAATTCCTCGCAAATACCAGTACAAGTCGGCCCAAAGGTCAACGAGCGGAACTAACAGTACGAGCACAATAACCAAGAAGGCTCCACCGCCAccgcctcctccagcagcccagaaaacagcGTCCACGCCGGATCTGCCCAAAAGCGATCCTCCTTCGGCCATTCCTTCGACCATTCCTTCGAGACAGGACACCCCGGTGTCGGATCTCGAAAGCCCAACTCCTCAGGTGACAGCTAGTTCTGCTCCTGCGCCCACCGTAACTCACCCAGTTCCTCCTCCTATGCACCACAACGTCCCAGCCCTTGACTACATGCCAAATTCAGTCAGGCAACGCCAGAGCCAGGAAGCGCCACTTCCACCTGAACCACAGCAGCACAGAGGAGttcctctgcctcctcctAGAGCCAATGcggctcctccaccacctcctccttcaaGAAACCCAGtgcctcctccacctccatCAAGAACACAACCACAGCTACCTCCAAGAGAGTCTAGGCCAGCGCCAGTCCCGCCTCCCCCACGCAGAGGCCCTGCGCCACCTCCACCTCCTTCCAGATCGAGACCGATCCCTGGACCACCTCAGACATCGTCTCCAACGACCACCCACCCTGTCGTTTCGCCACCTCCTCAGCTTCCTCCTCACCATCCAAATCCCGTGCCATCAGCCCCTTCGCTGCATCAATCTCAGCAAGAGACTCAATCGCCGTACACACACACCTCTTCCCCCATCCCaacagctcctccaccaccaccTATGCAGCCAGCTACCGCTCAACCTTCGCAGTCAGCTCCCCCTCCAcctccattttctccaacagcTCCTCAATCCGGCTCTgttcctcctccacctcctcctATGCCTCCTGCTAACGACACCGCAGCAAGTCCTCCTCCTGGTGCTCAGCTCGATGGCAGAGACGCTTTGCTAGCCTCTATTCGTAATGCAGGTGTCAGCTCTCTGAGAAAGACAGACAAATCACAGCTCGAGAAACCAAATGTACTGCTTCAGGAGGCCCGTGGCGAAGCGCCGAAGCAGCCTGCGTCGACGGCTGCTCCAGGCCAGCCAGCCTCGCTTGCAGACGCTCTTGCCGCTGCTCTCAGCAACAGAAAGGCCAAGGTTGCAAACAGtgacgaagaagacgaTGGCGACTGGTGATTTTGTATTATCGATTATATTATATATTTTCCTGGAATTTCGTTTTCCAAGTGTCAAACCACTTCACCTTTTTGGGCTCCAGCTGGGAAACAGCTTCCGTTAAAGACACGCAAGCTTGGATCAGTTGCGATGCATACTTTTGGGCCGCTGTCTGGTCCATATCGTAAATAATAGCCGAGATGAACTCGTCTACCAGGAGACCGATCTCTAGCCTTGCTGAGTTCATTCTGTCAAGCTTGGACGATATTGTTTCTGTGTGTTGTGTTTTGCCAATGTTCTTGTCCATGCTTGTGAACAGCAACTTGATCAGTTTAAGTTTCTGCACCCATTTAGAGCCATACGAAACCAAATCAGCGTCGACCTCTTTCTGCTCtgtctcgtcctcgtcgtcgctctcCTCGAAGAAATCCCCGTTGTCTGCACTGGGAGACTCCAGCCACTCCTCGTATTCTTCCAGTCCGTCTGCCAGCAGTGTGGCAGACTCCTTAAATTTGGCACGTAGCACTCCGCTCGCTCCCAAACGGACCAGAGACGACAGATTATCGCAGATCTCCCATATTTTCGCCACTGAAACAAGCCTTGTGCTATCAGCATCGCTATCCTGTATGTCCAGCAGCCCTGCAAGCTCGTTGTTTAGCACGGAAAACGTCCCAAGCAAGGCGTTGACTTCGTCCAGCACTTTCTGAATATATAATGTCGAGTacttctttttttcttcaattAGCTGAGAGCACAGGCTCACAAGCATCACCAGGCTCCTGGTGACACTTTCCACCTCAACAAAGCAGGCATGGAAGTTATCTGGGGAGATGGGAGGTTTATAGACAATACCCACTTTTGTGGTATGGGCATGTATCAACTGTCCTAGCTTACTCAGTTCTTCCAAAGGGTTGGTCACTTGAGAGGATTTCAGAGACGGCTCTTCTTGTGCTTCCAGAGTCAACAACGGCTTCCAAGCGGCGATCGCCTCGTCCAGCGActggagaagctgcttgatGTCTTCCTTGCTTTTGGTGACACTGGGCATGAAATAAAtcgataaaaaaattactACACAGCCGTAATAATGAAAATGGGTGGCAGGAATGTCGGTAACAGCTTGCGCTGACTTTTTCGTAATatctcaaactcaatttATGAGCATTATCTCAAGGCATTTCTTGTGGCCTCAATATAGTAATAGCCAATGTTCAGATAGCCCAAATGCACATTTCCAAATCCCCTTTCCACCAGGTATTCCTGGATGTCTTTATATATGTTCTCTATGCAAACCTCACTAGTTTGGTACGCCTTAGACCTGAGCGAAACAATTTTATGCAAGCAGCAGGGGGCCACCAAAAATGCACAGAGCCGAATGCCCGCTCTGTTGCAACCTGAAACCAGGTCAATAACTCTGTACACCATGTCACCGCACAGCTGCAGCCCCACCACGGCGACgtcaagctctttctcgtcGAGCCTGGTGTTCCGTCTAAAAAAAGCCGTAGCCTCATCCATGAATTCGTCCCATTCCTCAATGGGAGCAGCAACAGTGTGAAGGTTGCCAGACGGTCCTAGACTGGTCTGCGACACCTGTTCTTGTTGTATGAGCTTGTGAATGCGCAGACTGGATTTGAGACGGTCCTTGTTTTTGTCGACACAACACACCTTCAGGCCAAACCCGTCAGCAAGGATGCGGGCCAGATAGCCCTTGCCTGAGCCGAGATCCAGAACGTTTGACACCCGAAAACTGGCCGTCTTATGGGCAAAGGGCACTGTGACAGCCGTCTTCGCAGGCGACATGCCCAGAGTAAGGCTACTGGGCAGAGGCGGCACGGACACGAAATCCTGCCGATCGTACATTGCCAAAACAGCCAGACCCCTGATTTGTTTTTCTAGAGTTTGGCGTGCAAGGGAGAAAAATTTTCTACCGATATTGAAATTTGTTCTTTATCAAAGATGACGGGCGAGGCATGGTTATTTATTCTGGCAGTTATCGTGAATGCGATCAACTTGTTCCTACAggttttcttcaccatcaTGTACAGCGACCTGGAGTGCGATTATATCAATCCAATTGAGCTGTgcaacaagctgaacaacTACATTGTTCCTGAGGCCGCTGTGCACGCTGTGTTAACtgctctgtttctggttAACGGCTACTGGTTCACCTTCCTGCTGAACCTGCCAATCCTGGCCTACAACGCTAATAAGATCTACAACAAGAACCACCTTCTGGACGCCACAGAAATTTTCCGCACTTTGTCCAAACACAAGAAGGAGTCGTTCGTTAAGCTTGGTTTCCACCTGCTTATGTTCTTCTACTACCTCTACCGGATGATTGCCGCGCTTATTGCTGACGATATGTAATACATAACCAGTATAACCATTATACTTCCCGTAATAATTCGTTCAATATTTGTAGTTTGTCCACCACACCAAAATGAGGGTCGATGACTCGTCGCAGCCGCAAAAGCCTTGAAATTGCAGGAGGCCGTTTTCCCTCGTTTGTCTTCACGCTGCGCAGCTGCTTGTACACTCTCATCTTATTGCGGTGGTTCTCGCTTTTTTGCAGGTATTTCTGTCGCAAGCTATTCAATTTCATGCTGACCTCGCGTCGCTGCTGTCTGATTTCGTATATTCTGTTCCgtttctcgttcttgagTTTGTTCAATTCCGAAAGTTCGGTCAGAATCAGGTTGTTTGTAAGATATGTATCGATAAGACGAGAAAAATGTCTATCGATATAATCCTTATAGTTGCGCAGAAACTGTGCTGCTTTCTTGCGCTGCACACCAACAGCTTCCGCTGGAACGTCGTTGCTTTCGAGGCGATCGACCAACGCCTGTTTGATAACGTCCAATGTTATTAATTTGGTCTTATTATGTGGAACTCGGCCGTATTTAATCTCCAGGTAGCCGGTTGTGCGTCGTCTCTTGTCCTGAACAGACCTCTGCGATTCCATTGTTTGCGAGCGGCGTTCCATCACCTTTTCTCTATGTTGCTGGGTCACCCGCTTCCGTGTCGCTGCAAGTACCTCCTGGTCGACATAATCGTAGTAAGCGGGCGCCGGAGGAGTTCCTGGAGCCACAGGAGAGCCGGGCTCGGCTGAAGAGTCGCGCGACTCGTCAGAAAACTCGGGCGAATTAGGAATGATGGGCGTTTGAGGCTCGggagctctttttggacGTCCAGGTCTTCTTTTAGGGGGATCGACTATGGTGGAATTGGTAGTCCCCGGCGTACTGTGCGGTGGCCGTTTTGGTGTCTGTTTTGGAGTCCGTTTTGGAGTCCGTTTAGCAGCAATCTTTGGAGTCGCAGGCTTCGTCGATCGTCTGACTGATCTCGGAGTAGCGGTGGCAGTCTGTCTGGGCGTTCTCAACGGAGTTTCTTTGGGTGTCCGGGGCGTATGCTGCGGTGTCGGTTTTTCAGGAGACATGAACGAGCTAATTTCTGGCGTTTCTGGAGAGAACTCTGGTTTTGGGCTTTTCGCAGCTTTTGGtgttcttggagttctgTTCGCTACAGGACTCCGCAAAACTTTGGGACTCTTGGGCGACGCCCTTGTCCCAGCCGTGTCTGCCTTGGGCTTCAGCACGAGGCCATTGAGGTCAATTTTCCTCCTGGCAGAGCCTCTTTTCCTAGCCTCTTTTCTTGCCTCTCGTGAAAGCATAAACACGCGTTGATAAACAAAATTCCCGGCGCGACGATATTTTTAGTCACCGCGACGATTTGTGCCACGCAGAGCAAACAGGTTAAAATTTCGGGAAAAATTAGGTAATGAAACGTAGAGTTATCTTAATTTAGTACATTTCAATTGTTTATAATTGACAAacctcttcctccactACATGACCGACCCTACAGCGCAACCTGATTCCCCAGTGACACTACCCGACCCGCCAGAAAATCCCGCAAATACAGTTCCCTCACGCACACTATGGATGGGTGACATCGAGCCCTGGTGGAACGAGGAATTTATCACCGACGTGTGGGCCAAAACAAACAAACGTGTTCTTGTGAAAGTTATAAAGCCCCGCCAGAATGCCCTTGTGCACCAATTGGCACACTCTGGATATTGTTTTGTTGAGTTCGAGACTCCCGAAGACGCGAAAGAGGCGTTGAAGCTCAACGGAACCATTATTCCAAACACAACAGATAAACTTTTCCGCCTCAATTGGGCATCTGCCGCGACCCTCAACTCGCAGATAGCCCAGACCCCTGAATATTCGCTTTTCGTTGGAGACCTCTCACCCGCAACTACAGAAGCGCATCTGCTCGCACTTTTCCAGACGCACTTCAGCACAGTGAAAACAGTGCGAGTCATGACTGACCCGGCCACTGGCTTGTCACGTTGCTTTGGCTTCGTGCGATTctcgagcgacgaggaccgGCAAAAAGCTCTTGTCGAGATGAACGGCAAATGGCTGGACGGAAGACTAATTCGCGTCGCTTTGGCCACTCCCAAacaccaaaatcaacaatTCCGGAAACACCAAATCCCAATGGAGCTTGATCCTTACCACGCTCCAGGACTGCCCCCTATTGGCTACTATGCCGCGCCCCAACCGCCTCCCGCTTATTCCGATCCTACAAACACTACCGTCTTCGTGGGTGGACTGTCAAACAATATTACCGAAGCCACTCTTCTTTCGATCTTCGAGCCGTACGGCCAGATTGTCCATGTGAAGGTGCCGCCTGGAAAAGGCTGTGGGTTTGTCAAGTTCACGCAGCGCACAGACGCCGAACGCGCAATAGAGCAGCTTCAGGGATACGTGATTGACGGTTCGAGAGTAAGACTCAGCTGGGGAAGATCCAACAGAAACCACTTGCTGGCAGCTCCTGGCCTTGCCGCCGGAATGCCTCAACACCAGCCACACACTCAAGGGCCCCCACAAACACCAGGTATGATGATGCCTGGGATGGGTCCGCCAATGTTCTACGATCCATACGCGGCAGAGTCTCAATATGTCGACCAGAATGGCCAGTACATGTATGTGCCGCACTACGCTTCTATGCTGCCCCCGGAAAAGACAGACGACATGTAGAATAAACGAAAAAGACAGTTTGATGGATTACACATTAGCATAGTTTGCTAAGATGCTGTCAATTTGGGCTTTGTCCATTTGTGTCCATTCCTCGATAGAATACGAATCCgtgatttttttattcCACTCCATGCGGTTCTTTATCACTTCCGGTGACTCACCAGGGTGAATCTTGGTTCGCAGCGTGGTGCGCAGATAGTCAAGGTTCTCTATTGCTTTCCGGATGTCCAGTTGTTCAAACACGGGTTTGATCTTATGTTCTTTTAGTCTGTTTGTGAACCGGGGGGACTTGCCGTTGGAGCTGATCATTATTTGTAACGGACCCTGTCTATAGGTAGAGCCAAAATAAAAATCACAATTTTTAGGCTTATCAGCAAGATTAACGTTCAGGCCCAGCTGCCGGCAGCGGTAATAAATTTGCAAGCTCAGGTCGTAGTTGTTGAGACAAGTAAGCACCATAGCAAACCGACTGCTCGAAATGCGCTCTATTTCGTCGCGATCGTGGTTGATATCCAGCTTGCTGATATCTCCTGGTTCTTGATACATCTGAAGATCTTCCATTCTGAACTTGCGTTCTACCACTCTGAGCAGTCCTAACTCAGAGTACTTGCGGATCGACGGATGGATTTCTGGAGCCACCACTGTGATGAGTGCATCGGCTTGCAATAAATGATTCACCCTAGATAATCCAACATCCCCAGCACCTACAACGAGCACATGCTTGTCTGAGGTTAGCAAATTGGTTTCGAACACTCACTCTTGACCTGCCACGCGAGCATCAACGAGCCATGCGGCTCTGGGATTGCAATAGAGGACATGTCAATCTAAATCCTAGATATACAattttccacctccaaaTCGCTATTTGCTTACCCGGTCATTAGTGGAATGTACTTGCACCTCCGTGATTTCGATTTCGTCCTCTGAATTCACATCGCTCTCTTTGGCCTCCGGTGAAGTGTCTCCAAGGACCTCCGGGAATATCCCATAGAATTCAGCCAAGTCGGCACTAGTTTCCTTTGGCGCGACGTCTTTATAGTTGATGTTCTTATTCAGCTGCAATCGATACCACTCGATGATAAAGATAGCAACGTCACCTTGATGTTTAGTCTCCAAGTAGTCCGTAACAGCGTTGGACACGTTGGGCAACGAGCCGTCCAGCAGGAAAGTCAATCGTTCTTGTACCGAGTAGAGTCGCTGAAATAGAATAATCTTATGTTCACCGTCTGCCAGATACTGAACATACTCGCTTTGAGACAGATCCAAAGCGCGATCTATACCCTTTTCTCTGATGCCTAAGTAGACAGGCAACAATGGGAAAATATTCTTGAAGTCAGCCATTGATACCTCGTAGACTACCTTGAGTCCTCTTTTCGAGCATTCCAGGGTGATTTCCTCTTGCAAATCAGACCATACCACTACATGCGGCTTGCTGAACTTGAACCCTGGCCGATTGGTATAGTTTATGTAATGTAATCCTTCCTTCTGCTTGCTGGACAAAAGGAGAGTATTTCTTTCGGAGCGGTTGATGACATCTTGCAACTCGTATCGATCGAGCCTCAGAGCAAACGATTTCTTGTCTTTACAAGCACATATGAGCAGCCCAGTAGGCTTGTGTATGTAGATTCCAAAGAAACTTAACAAATCCGTGGTAAATAACTGGTGTTTATCCAAATATTCTCGTTTAAGAGATGGCTCTATAAGAGGCAGCCTTGACGTCGGCAAAAGACTTGGAACATCTCTATAGTGTGTGTAATGGAAGGCTGTATCGCTTGATCGCACGAGCTGCTCTTCTAATAACTCGAACATATGATCGACAAGCACATCCGTTGAAAGTAAAGTATCAAAATACAAACAGGTAGTTGTGAATTAATCAAAACACCAGGTGGTACTTAATGGGACCCAATACAAATAGGATAGTTTCTTCCCTTATAGCGTAATGGTTATCGCGTTCGGCTACGAACCGGAAGGCTCCAGGTTCAAGTCCTGGTGAGGGAGAAAcatttttttaattatttttttggctttGATAGTATActcaattttttcaaagtatACAAATTATTTGGTTTTGGCCTCGTCGACCTCTGCCTTCACATCTGCCTTTGCAGATTCCGCCTCCTCGACGAGCTCTCGCAATTTTTGCTTAGCCACCGTCTTGGTGTGTGTGAGAGTGGCCCCTGCAACACTCAGCATTGGACGTAGCAGGCCCATATAGTGAGCAAAATAGGCCCCTGTAGCTAGGATAATAATCAGCATAAACAGCAACGGGTTACGGAGAACAGCCATGAACTCATTCCACCCCAAAACAAGAACCAAGGCATACATCCAGAAAGGAATCGAGGTCGTGTTGGCCATAACCGAACGCTTGGCTTCGATATAGATGGCATCCatctctttcttgacccTGGACAGCACTCCATTCTGCTGTTTGATCGATAAAAGCTCGGCAAATGTGGTCTCCTTGTCGTCTTCATCCAGCTCTTCGGAGTCAGTTGTGGAAATATTCACTGGTGGAACAATTTCCTCATTAGTTTTAGTCAATACCATCTTGCTGAATACTGGTAGCAGACTCAGCACGGTATCTCTGGCTCTATTATACTGCTGGTCAATCTCCAGTGTATTCAGCCAAACCCTTGGGACGTCATTATCGTCGTACCTGAAAAGATCTTCAAACTTGTTTCTTAAGATACGCGAGACCGTGTCTTCTGTCACATAATCATGAATGATGTCTTTGAACTTAGTCCAAAACGATTGCAGTAATTCAACGTGTGTatccttgttttcttgcTCTGTCATCCCAAGCTGATAATCATATTGGTCGTCCGAGACATATTTCGATTCTAGGCTTTGTGTGATCTGATTGAACTCGTTCAGGACTCTATCCCAAAGATCTGTTGATGGATCTCCAGTGATTTCTGCCAacttctccttgaactgGGTTTGAAACTTCTTGGTCAGCCTTGATAATAACAGATTCTTTTCTTTGTGTCTCAATTGCTCACTGACATCACTTAGttctttcttcagctgttccagctcgcgcGAGTGATCAAAGATACACTTGCTTGCGTCCTCGCGGAACTGAGTCACAATGGCGGCAGATTGAGCTGCTAATATATCACTGAACTTTGCGTCGCGTTTTTTCTTGGCAATCTGGACTTGTTCGCTAAACTCACTtacaagcttcttgatcacAGAGTTCAATCTTTGAGAATTTGTCTCCGTTAGTCTCAGATCAATCTTTTTGATTAGTTGCTCTCTGCGTTCAAGATACACGCTTTGATTGTACCTTGAAGCAGAACTATCGTATGGCGCAAGGGCCTCGGAGCGCAACTCTTTTAAAGCGTCTGCAAAGTCTTGCGAATCCTCCAGTTTACCAAAATCAACCATTTGGTACTGCTCTTCGAAAATGTCGTACGCCTGTTGCATGATTTCATCGCACCTAAATCTTGCAACTAGTATCTGTTGTGTCGGAAGGTCAAGATCCTTGTTTAACTCAATCTGCTGCCAGATTTGGTCCATATAGATGGTCCAAGCGTCTATAGGGATATTTCTGTGATACTCTTGTTTGAAAAGAGAATCAGATGCAAACTTATCACCCAGCAATCGTATGTCTTCCTCAAACctttctttctggaaatgctTATGGGAGATGCTAACGAATCCGAGGTCGAAAAAATCAGTTATCTTGACACCTTCACAATTCTCAGGCCTGCTCAAACTATCCCAAATCTTATTCAGGTCGGTCTTGAGGTTCTCTTCAAGATTCTCCAGTGGCGTAACGCCTGTGAAATCACGCACCACAAATAGCAACAAGCATTTCTGTCTGTTTGAATGGAAAAGACTCAAGTTGACTTCAAACACAGTCTTGAGAAGCTCCATGTTGGCGCCCTGATAAAGTCCGACTTGGTGCTCCCAAATATTAACTATCAGTATCTCGGACGTAGAGAGCGCAAAGAGAGCTGACTTACGCTCAAAGTCCTTATCATCTGCTTTCTCTCTTCCGTCCACACCCTCAACGTCAAGAACAAACACATGATTCGTATTCTCAGTGCGCCCAGACTCGGCCTTGGAAGACGCTATGTATTTTGCGTGGGATATCCAAATGCCCTTTGTGGTTTGTTGTCTTTTCGCCTCGTCCATGACCTCGAACTCAGTGCCAAAAAGACGATTCAACAAGGTCGACTTACCTGTCGATTGAGACCCGAAAACGGACACTATGTGGTAATTAAGGCCATTGTCGTCCTTTCCGTCATAATATCGCTGAATGTAGGGCAACAAGTGCTCGTTGAAGGTCTTGTTCTCGTCAATGAGCTGGAGGGAAGACATGATTtaattgttttttttggagcgcaggaaaaaccaaaatACAAAGAAAAGCACAGCCGGTTTTACTATTGGGGCAGCGTGAAGGATAAAAATTAATTGATCCGTCCTCAGCGCTCTGGAAATGGATTCTCCAGCCACGCGGCTAGATCTGCAGCTTAGTGGACAGCTTAATGGACACTCCAGATGTGTAACGCTTGCAGACTTGCCTAAAGAACTACTGGATAAGATTTTAGGCTACGTTGAATCATTTGACTATATCCCTTTTCTGTTAAGTTGCAAGACCATCTACCATAAATGTCATTTGACTTTGTTTCGTCTCAAGCCAGTCAGGTTGCAATACACCGGTAGCAGTCGTAACTTCCGTTACAATAGAAATCTTCAGACAACATGGAATTTATTGCAGCACATGTCAAATAACCCAGAAATCTACGCCGAAGTAAAGGTATTTCAATTAAAAAACAGTGTTTCAAtcaaggagtttgtgagAACTCGAGTGGAGTCAAGAAACTGTCAAAGTCGTGGCAAACGTTTTAGCCTAAAGGTAGACTACAGCGAGATCCccagctccttgatttcGGTGCTACCAAATTTTGTAAATTTGAGATATTTAAAAGTGGACATTGAAAACTTTACATTTTTGAGAGatcttctggaagctcttCCAATCACGTTGAAGGGCCTCAATGTCAATATCAATGTCGCAAATCCCAAATTTAATGCCAAGGAGACACAGATGCCTGAAATAAAATGCAGGGGTCTAAAGACTCTGGCATTTCATTCTACCAGCAAGGAGCCAATGATTTACGGCAAACTGAAAAGCAGGCACGTGATGAAAGTACCCAGCAGGTACCTCATGGAAGAAAGCACGTTTTCAGACTTGATTCGGGAAAAATTTGAGCACGATGATCGAAGTATCAAGAAACAACCAAACCTCAAGTATTGCGGCGAGATGATGGCCCTACTGATCCAACAGAATGCGTCCACTTTCTACTCAATTGACATCCGAGGAATTGATGCTACTGTAATTTTCTTGAATCGATTCGTGGCCTGTCCGATGAAGAATCTGCGCGTCATCAAGCTGTGCAACCTCTCAATCCCTAGACTTAGGTGGTGGCTTCCTACTTTGGAGCAAAGCAATTTGAACAAGCGACAATTCATGCCAAGCAATTCAGAGCTCTCACTGCCTCCTATAGTGGTTGTATTTTCCAAGCTATTCACTAGTACACCTCAAAACAGGGATGTACAATGCCGAGCAAGGTTTTTCGGTGATCCCGAGGAT
This portion of the Ogataea parapolymorpha DL-1 chromosome IV, whole genome shotgun sequence genome encodes:
- a CDS encoding Proline-rich protein LAS17, translated to MINAQDKELIKRAIPKASNKILAAAVARLYIAYPEPDHWTPTGLTGAIVLVDDLVGHTFFLKLVDIVSHKGVLWDQELYIDFEYNQDRSFFHSFECEECYFGLLFEDKSEATSFYKKVKSRDKHGSKQTVQNKHGVELKKGPTQVNKIGFRGDMSGLENEQRTRRTKGLIYYEDEPPPEWRSLYRELESVGITEDMIAENREFIKNYIAQTGGPLVGLEPPIPRKYQYKSAQRSTSGTNSTSTITKKAPPPPPPPAAQKTASTPDLPKSDPPSAIPSTIPSRQDTPVSDLESPTPQVTASSAPAPTVTHPVPPPMHHNVPALDYMPNSVRQRQSQEAPLPPEPQQHRGVPLPPPRANAAPPPPPPSRNPVPPPPPSRTQPQLPPRESRPAPVPPPPRRGPAPPPPPSRSRPIPGPPQTSSPTTTHPVVSPPPQLPPHHPNPVPSAPSLHQSQQETQSPYTHTSSPIPTAPPPPPMQPATAQPSQSAPPPPPFSPTAPQSGSVPPPPPPMPPANDTAASPPPGAQLDGRDALLASIRNAGVSSLRKTDKSQLEKPNVLLQEARGEAPKQPASTAAPGQPASLADALAAALSNRKAKVANSDEEDDGDW
- a CDS encoding ER-derived vesicles protein ERV14; translation: MTGEAWLFILAVIVNAINLFLQVFFTIMYSDLECDYINPIELCNKLNNYIVPEAAVHAVLTALFLVNGYWFTFLLNLPILAYNANKIYNKNHLLDATEIFRTLSKHKKESFVKLGFHLLMFFYYLYRMIAALIADDM
- a CDS encoding RNA binding protein that negatively regulates growth rate, whose product is MTDPTAQPDSPVTLPDPPENPANTVPSRTLWMGDIEPWWNEEFITDVWAKTNKRVLVKVIKPRQNALVHQLAHSGYCFVEFETPEDAKEALKLNGTIIPNTTDKLFRLNWASAATLNSQIAQTPEYSLFVGDLSPATTEAHLLALFQTHFSTVKTVRVMTDPATGLSRCFGFVRFSSDEDRQKALVEMNGKWLDGRLIRVALATPKHQNQQFRKHQIPMELDPYHAPGLPPIGYYAAPQPPPAYSDPTNTTVFVGGLSNNITEATLLSIFEPYGQIVHVKVPPGKGCGFVKFTQRTDAERAIEQLQGYVIDGSRVRLSWGRSNRNHLLAAPGLAAGMPQHQPHTQGPPQTPGMMMPGMGPPMFYDPYAAESQYVDQNGQYMYVPHYASMLPPEKTDDM
- a CDS encoding dehydrogenase/ferrochelatase, translating into MSSIAIPEPHGSLMLAWQVKNKHVLVVGAGDVGLSRVNHLLQADALITVVAPEIHPSIRKYSELGLLRVVERKFRMEDLQMYQEPGDISKLDINHDRDEIERISSSRFAMVLTCLNNYDLSLQIYYRCRQLGLNVNLADKPKNCDFYFGSTYRQGPLQIMISSNGKSPRFTNRLKEHKIKPVFEQLDIRKAIENLDYLRTTLRTKIHPGESPEVIKNRMEWNKKITDSYSIEEWTQMDKAQIDSILANYANV
- a CDS encoding Protein SEY1; amino-acid sequence: MSSLQLIDENKTFNEHLLPYIQRYYDGKDDNGLNYHIVSVFGSQSTGKSTLLNRLFGTEFEVMDEAKRQQTTKGIWISHAKYIASSKAESGRTENTNHVFVLDVEGVDGREKADDKDFERKSALFALSTSEILIVNIWEHQVGLYQGANMELLKTVFEVNLSLFHSNRQKCLLLFVVRDFTGVTPLENLEENLKTDLNKIWDSLSRPENCEGVKITDFFDLGFVSISHKHFQKERFEEDIRLLGDKFASDSLFKQEYHRNIPIDAWTIYMDQIWQQIELNKDLDLPTQQILVARFRCDEIMQQAYDIFEEQYQMVDFGKLEDSQDFADALKELRSEALAPYDSSASRYNQSVYLERREQLIKKIDLRLTETNSQRLNSVIKKLVSEFSEQVQIAKKKRDAKFSDILAAQSAAIVTQFREDASKCIFDHSRELEQLKKELSDVSEQLRHKEKNLLLSRLTKKFQTQFKEKLAEITGDPSTDLWDRVLNEFNQITQSLESKYVSDDQYDYQLGMTEQENKDTHVELLQSFWTKFKDIIHDYVTEDTVSRILRNKFEDLFRYDDNDVPRVWLNTLEIDQQYNRARDTVLSLLPVFSKMVLTKTNEEIVPPVNISTTDSEELDEDDKETTFAELLSIKQQNGVLSRVKKEMDAIYIEAKRSVMANTTSIPFWMYALVLVLGWNEFMAVLRNPLLFMLIIILATGAYFAHYMGLLRPMLSVAGATLTHTKTVAKQKLRELVEEAESAKADVKAEVDEAKTK